One Xiphophorus hellerii strain 12219 chromosome 1, Xiphophorus_hellerii-4.1, whole genome shotgun sequence DNA segment encodes these proteins:
- the kcnk15 gene encoding potassium channel subfamily K member 15 — protein MRGHLFKQMATSRAGRLHTHFYTYTENSSNRTCRLYFPACLPASAAFVERNRLQHRCDVCTLKSRTTCNCSLPTSPSSSGLPMPTPRMKKQNVRTLSLILCMFSYLLVGAAVFDALESESENSRRRILEQKRSEMKRKYRFSEDDYREIERVVLQAEPHRAGRQWKFAGSFYFAITVITTIGYGHAAPGTDAGKVFCMFYAVLGIPLTLVMFQSLGERMNTFVRYLLHKMKQCLGFRRTEVSMENMVLVGFLSCIGTLCVGAAAFSHFEGWSFFHAYYYCFITLTTIGFGDFVALQKKEDLQEKTPYVAFSFMYILVGLTVIGAFLNLVVLRFLTMNTEDERRDAQERASLKRDKGLLEGSTGLRVVGEQRERTSRDSMVHGRSHSTLFLPMQEGTSRTNLIPSPAEDTERQERPCRHRLHFRIKPGRRREETSVSSLCSSCVCYRSEVCDDPVVNRSKHHGGHVNSVYYNSVSYRIEGCSSRSKDNTGLSSPGSTLSPEHSFQEFSSLRRKSV, from the exons ATGCGGGGCCACTTGTTTAAACAGATGGCCACATCAAGAGCAGGTAGGCTGCATACGCATTTTTATACATACACTGAAAACAGCTCAAACCGCACTTGCAGGCTTTATTTTCCTGCCTGCCTGCCCGCCTCCGCTGCTTTTGTTGAACGCAACAGGCTGCAGCACCGATGTGATGTCTGTACGCTGAAAAGCCGCACCACATGTAACTGCAGCCTCCCCACCTCTCCTTCATCCTCCGGACTCCCCATGCCGACACCGAGGATGAAGAAGCAGAACGTCCGGACCCTCTCGCTCATCCTCTGCATGTTCTCCTACCTGCTGGTCGGCGCCGCGGTGTTTGACGCGCTGGAGTCCGAGTCGGAGAACTCCCGCAGGCGCATCTTGGAGCAGAAGCGCAGTGAGATGAAGAGGAAGTACCGCTTCTCTGAGGACGATTACCGCGAAATCGAGCGAGTGGTGCTGCAAGCGGAGCCCCACCGCGCCGGGAGGCAGTGGAAATTTGCTGGCTccttttattttgccattacgGTCATCACGACCATAG GGTATGGACACGCTGCACCAGGAACAGATGCAGGAAAAGTCTTCTGCATGTTCTACGCTGTTCTCGGCATTCCTCTCACTCTTGTGATGTTCCAGAGCCTCGGAGAGAGAATGAACACGTTCGTCCGCTACCTCCTCCACAAAATGAAGCAGTGTCTGGGTTTCAGACGCACCGAGGTGTCCATGGAGAACATGGTCCTGGTGGGCTTCCTGTCCTGCATTGGAACACTGTGTGTGGGAGCCGCAGCCTTTTCCCACTTTGAGGGATGGAGCTTTTTCCATGCATACTACTACTGCTTCATTACTCTCACCACTATTGGCTTTGGGGACTTTGTGGCCCTGCAGAAGAAGGAGGACCTCCAGGAGAAAACGCCTTATGTCGCCTTCAGCTTCATGTACATTCTGGTGGGGCTGACGGTAATCGGAGCTTTTCTCAATTTGGTGGTCCTGCGTTTCCTCACCATGAACACCGAGGATGAAAGACGGGATGCTCAGGAGAGAGCTTCGCTGAAGAGGGACAAGGGTCTTTTAGAGGGGTCCACCGGCCTCCGCGTTGTAGGTGAACAGAGGGAGAGGACCAGCAGGGACAGCATGGTGCACGGCCGCAGCCACAGCACACTCTTCCTCCCCATGCAGGAGGGAACCAGTCGCACCAACCTCATCCCTTCCCCAGCTGAGGACACAGAGAGGCAGGAACGTCCCTGCAGGCACAGGCTGCATTTTCGGATCAAGCCAGGAAGACGGAGGGAGGAGACGAGCGTCAGctccctctgctcctcctgCGTGTGTTACCGCTCAGAGGTTTGTGACGACCCTGTGGTGAACCGCAGCAAACACCACGGAGGCCACGTTAACTCAGTTTACTACAACTCAGTCTCCTATAGGATCGAGGGCTGCTCGTCGAGATCCAAGGACAATACTGGACTCTCCTCCCCTGGAAGCACACTGTCGCCTGAGCACAGCTTCCAGGAGTTCAGTAGTTTAAGGAGGAAGTCGGTGTAA